AGCAGAAGTATGAGACAATTGTTGATCAGAATTGCTTCCTACTCTACTACCCTGAAAAGGCCACATTACAATTTTAGCAACAATAGCCAAGACAAAACATACATGATCCAATGGAGTTAAAAGGCACTGAAATTTTTCCTGAAATCAAGccaacacattcaaccccatatcCATAGGTTAAGTAATGAAATGCTACTGTGACGATTCTTTAAGCCACTATCATGTAGTTGGCTTACTTCAAATTGCTACATTTTTGCCTAAAAGTCACCACTgccccccacaacagccacctccCTTCTGTTCCAAAATGatagggtaaaaaaaaaattctgctgcaATAAATGCATCTTGCCTAAGAGTCACTTTACAGTTCAAGCACTTCCAGGTTTAGAGCCACATCCTGTTAACTACATTCAGTGAAGCTCAAAAAGATGTCCAATATTAGGCAGAACAGAAATTAATCTTGGTTTAGCTCTAATAAGGCTTATTAGCAATTGTTCAGTATTCACCTTCTGGTCTGGCAGTAGTGGATTGCTCTGAAGTGAATTCAAATGGCCATTGATGAGAGCTGTAGGTCTATCATGTTCACAGAATAAACTGCCATTGATGTAGTGAAACCTGTCTCCGGGGACCAGGCGGTTCCGGCAGGTGGAGCACGTAAAACACTGAAAACacatgaagaaaagaaaaattaaaacttGGACAGAGTTACAATCCTTAGCACCAAAACACCAAATCTGAACTTACAGCAAGGTTAAAGAGACACACAGTAGAAACAGTAGAATAAATCTATATCCAAATATGGGGTGTTGTACCTTTGGAACACAGGGCCATTAATCACTAAGATGATACAAATATGCATTGCAGAAAGCCTTTTCATTTACAGCCAACCAAGACTATTTCTCAAGTCACAGCAGTTTCAGATTTCATTCCCATGCTGGTCCATGCAGAGGACTATCACTTAGGAAGGAAGTCAGAAAGAAAAGTTCTCCTACCTTAAGATGATAGACATTCCCTTGTGCCCGCATAACCAGCTCACTAGCAGGAATTGACTGCCCACAAGCACTGCAAGCGCCGCTATTTCCAAATAACCTGAAAACACAAGACACTTGTGGTTAACGAAGGTAGCAGTTTAAACTTCTAAACTCCTCTTCTGCAACTTTGTTTATATACCATGGGATGTGGCcgttttaaaacaaatatatgcAGAACAGCCACAGAATCATCCTATACTTTCAAGtaccggggagagggggggggaggatgtaatAAAATAACTGGCTTGCATCTAGCAGCACAAACCAATTCTCTACAATACTTTTTATCAGATTACTGGGTTTGTCATAAAAAAGGGACAGAATTCATGACTGGAGTTTAAATGCATTGTGTCCTTGAAATTATATGAAGAACTTTTTTTGTACTTTAATCATATCTTGAGAGATGAGTCATCAAAAGGGTTAAGAGGATTTGATTGTATATCTAAGACGACATCATGCTCAGTGTATTGAAACTCCAGTAAACCTCCATCAGAGCAGAGTTTCCATTAGAAACTCTCGGCTATCCAGGTTGATATATAATGTGTATGGGTTAACCTTTTCAATCATGGTGTCAACACTTTAGATttgcctctgctcatctctttcatcctaaccttctctctctctctcttgataaTGAAATGCTTGCTCCAACTTCCCTCTATCTGCTCCTGAGTCCACAATTTAGATTACTTCATCTCTGCTAGCAACAAACTGAATGAAATTTCGATTTGAGCAGAAAGTAATTTACCGGGATCTGGACCCATTTGTCATCATATCTCTCTGGGTGTTTGCTGTATCACTGCAGTTTTCCTATGCAATCAAATGAGACCACAACATCTGCCATGGGGGGAGGTAGAAGAGAGGAGaagcaaaggaggagggagggagaagagcggACTGAAGGAAATATATACACATAATTCTCCTAATGCATTTAAAGGCACAACACACTGATCTGAGGTATAATGCTTTAATGAATATTGATCTCCCAGTTTTACACAGTATGTTTGTTGGAATTAAAAAGGCACCCGACTCCCACAAGCTCCTCTTCACATCCCCAGCTATGTATAATGATGCACCTACAACCATTTCATAGTAAAGGAGAATTCTGAATCAGATCCACCGAACCAGATCCAATATGGCACAGCCAATGTGTAATGCCAGAAGAATTCACAACATTAATATTTAGGATTGGCACTGGCCTCTTTGTCTGAAACAGAAGTCCTAAGAGTGAGAGTGTGTATGGGTGTGTGTCTGGAAGATGTATTACCAAAGAATATGCTGTAATCTGAATATTTGCTGCAAGCCCatgttttaagggggggggggaataattgcTTTGAGTTTTCCAGAACCAGTGCTTGCAGAGGGAGGCTTGTCATGTTCAAACTACTAATTTGCTGTCGCCACTTTATTGAAAATAGCCTGTAAGTTGTTATTAAATGTATCGACTGAACGACAGGGAGAGTAGTAAAACTGCCCCTTAAGATGGCTTTTAATAGGAAGCCTGAGAAACAAATTTTGCAGCAGCATCGATTTGAAGAGTTCAATCAAAACTCCATTTCAAAACTAATTAGTCTGAGATCCGCAACACActgacactttcctgagagtcagAATGGATACAAAGGGAAAGCTGAACTAATACACTGCTAAGACCTCCAGCCTAAAAAGGACTGAGCTGTCTAGAAATCTGGGAAGCAACACTATTCCAGTATCTTCTCAATCAGGAAGACCACATCAAAGTATTTACAAAAACAAACTACAACATCCCAATTCAAATATTATTTGTCACTGACTATGGTCTATACAGATGTAAAGAAACTTCAGGCAGGGCTTCTCTGGCCACAGTTTTACATATATTCTCAGAGtcacaacaaaaaaaaattacaactgatGACAAAGTATGGAAGGCTGCATAGCTGcaactgaatgaatgaacaaatgctcCTTCAGAAAAGGTGGGGAAGGAATCAAGCTCCCCAGTGCGAAGGAGAACGGGAGTTAAGGTGCACAGCTTCTTTTTCCGCTAAAAAGtacttgttttattttgcaaCTTCCGTTCAAAACAGCGTTTGAGATTTATACAATCCTCCCCAAGCAGAGCCTGTTGTGCGTGTCGAATCTCAGTGAAAGAGGATTTCTAATAACTGCTAAAGTCTAAACTGCAATAGAAACAGAAACATACAGAATCAAGGAGCTGTGTAATGTATCCATTCAGATTTCTAGAAGAAAAGGTATAGctaggagcagggggagggatatTTTACAGATCTTCTTTACTTTGCAGAGTTAGGCAACTCCTTAAGCACATGTCCAAACTTTATattacttttttgttttaaaaagtctaatccccccctccccagggccctTCTCCCAAGGATGGAAATATTCTTATTTTGTGACAGCTTCAAACAGAACTTCTTTCTCTGGACAACACTATTTGACTAAAAAAAACACCGATTCCAGTTAACTATAGTCTTACTGAAAAGTTGTTTTTACATGAGTTCTGCAAGAGAGGAGAGTTAATTAGCTAATCAAGGAGACTGTCCAGGACAGTATTTAATTTAAAAGGCTGGAGGCTTTAGGTGCTCAATTAAGTAGCTATCGGTCGCAGACTGGACTTTAATGGGCTCTTTTCTCTTTAACTCCAGCAAAGGGGGAGAGATACCCCAGGTCAGGCTAATTAAAGCCAGGGGACTCTTTAATTGTGATGACAGAAGTGGTTTCAGTTTCCTCTCTTTGGGTCTTGGAGTCCAAggaggttgttaatatttcaaCATTTGGGCAACGCAATCAATCACCAACCCTGAGATGTTCTATATGTGGATGAAAGGAAAGCTCTACATTTTGTAGCATGATGCTGTACCACACTAAATTAATCACAGCACTGTTTAAGTATTCCCCCCTTCCACATACAACTTGTCAGAACATGAAAGGGCAGTGAAGGTGAGATGGGCTAAGACAATGGCATGCATTCCTTAGTTCTCAAAAATTCACCTGAAATACTTCTTAAACTGTACaagcatgttgttgtttttttaattactagATGAGGCTGTTGCAATCCCAGTAAGAAACTGAACAGTCAGCCCCTACATTCCATTCTCTTCTATGTACAtggacagggggagggagagtagAAACTTCACACTAGTAACCCAAAAACACTTAGACTTCCAGAAGGGATTGGTTTTCCAGCAGATTTCCTATTTTGGATCcatgttctgcaccagctgtatcAGATGCAACAAAGGCTACACAGGAAAATTATGCCTGGAGCCAAGTCCATTAAAGTTACTTCAGCATAACTACAGCCCAAGCACCTTAAAAGCACCAGAAGCTATTGATActtgaaagggggaggagggtggcTGTGCAAGTGCTGCATtagagaagggggaagagaaaaaaatatcAGCCAAATTACGCTTGGTTAATTCAGAGTAACAGATCTGCCCCCAAGTGAATTGGAGGCCTTGAATTAATTCTGTTATGACAAATCAAGATAAACGTTCCCCCTAAATTGCATGcgatttaattaatttttgagatcctggattttttttccaaGCTAATAGTTCACATGCTCCTGTGCTGTCATTGTGCTTGAGTGGGCAGACTTCAAAGTGATATTAAATAACCAACTATTAGATTTACCTAGCACGTCCTATTGGAAAAATGCCATTTAATTACCTAGCCTGTTCAATTAAAGGGACAGCACTCCCTGAATATAGCAGCTTGCTGTTGATTACCAGAAAAATGAACTCGTTGCCTGGCggcaccctcccctcctcaaatggctCATACTGCGGACAGCCACGTGAATGGCAATGAGCAACAAGGAGAAAGAAGAGCATCTCCTACATGCTGGAACGAGGATCGAGTCCTTGCCCCGGCATGCCAAACACAGGACCACAAGCATTAGAAAGATCAGGGGGGAGATTTTAAACAAATAGTCTATTCCACCCTCAATCCAGAGTTTTCATTCCAGATATTAAAAACGCCACCTCCTTTTGAAACATCCTGCagctgctctccccccaccccccatagatTCTAGGTGAGACATAAGAATGCCTTATACCAAATACATACTTGTATGGAAAAGGGTCTTCAGGGACTagccctttaagaaaagctagtTTACATTCTCTCCCTTTGCCCCCTACCCCCAGCCTattctctgtctcttcctctccAAGGCCAATTTTGTTAATTAAATGTTTTGTTTGCGACACAGCTCTCATTCATTTCGGACACGTCATTCCAGGCAGATCTAAACCAGGGACGAGATCTCATTAGATAAAACCTATCAGAACcaagagaaaatggaggagacacTAATTAAAGCTCTTAATTGTGCAGATTCACTGCCATGCTGCTGCTTTATCTGAAATCTCATGGCTGGGAGAACTGCCTatcatcctcctcctccattctgaaaaatgcaTTTTGCTTAAGGTACTCAGGTTAGGGGTAAGGGGCCAGAGAAAAGTCAATTATTTGAATGTccctacagagagagagacagagacccaGCAACTGCCAATGAGACCTGCAGAAGTATATAGCCAGACTAGGTATGGATCACTCTGCAAAGCTCCATCTCAGTACAAGACTGTTCAAAAGCTCCCCAACAGAACTGGTTTGTGGTCTAACATAAGCTTGGAGAAACCAGTACCTTCCACCACATAGAGGGTGATCCATTTTCCTCTCGTGTTATACACGCATTGCTGTGGCACCCAAGATCACCTTCAAAATTTCCAAAAGGAATGTAAATGTAATTAGGACTAGGGAATAGTTCTCTCTAGGCACCTTCCCCAAACCACTCCTGATAGCCACGGCAGGAGGCTGCTAAATTGGTAGCATTTTGCATGTCTGACAGTAGGTTGGAGCATGGAATTGCTGATGCCTGAAAGTCATCAGGGTCAGAGATGGAGTTTACACAGTAGGGTCCATCATCCTGCATCCTAAGGAACAGACTAGCTTCTAGAAGGACATACCTTGACATAAGAATCTTGAATTACACCAGTAACTAGTTCTAGAAAAAAGGCCAGGCAATGGAACCACATCAGTTTCAATTTAACATCTGATAAGCACCCTATTCACAATATAATAGCCTACATTAAAAACATGCCAAGTTTACACAAAAACCAGAGGCAGAGATTCCAATAATCTGGTCTGAACTTGCCTTAGGGGGTACAGTAGACAACTTCTTTTTAATTAATAGTGATCAGAAGAGGTTTGTTTGATGGTTTTCATAGAGACAAAATCTGTACTGTTCACAGACTCTGGAGTGTCAATTTTTCCACTTCAAACAAACCCCTTTTTCTACCCATTCTGTGCTATTTAATTAGAATTCTGCCTTGCTTATGTAGTTGCTCCAGACAGGGATCAAGAATACATCACTGTAAGCCTGAACATACTGATATTCTCGAATTTAGTTTTTCAAAAATCCGAACACTTAGCAAAATTAATATCGCTTAAAATCCCTTAAAACCTTTCTATAGCTATTTTGTTCCTGTGGCCTATTTAGTTGATTGGAAGTGCCATTATCAAACAGGGTAAATGATACATTAGAACAAGCAAACACCTTTTGGTGCTATCTTTTCAAAACAGTTATGCGTTCAAAGTAAGAACAGTGTAactagttcacacacacacaaaaagtccaACTATTTTTCCTCCTTTAAGAATAGGGATACTTTTTTCAAATCTACTGTCAAACATAAAGATAAAGGCTACCCAGACAACCCCCCTTATGCTTTTAATTCAATTTTTTCTCTATACAAAAAATGTGGGAGGGGGACATTTAATTATTGGTTGCTCAACTAGAACACCTTTTTAAGGCATTCATGTGCATCAGTCTATCAAGCCATTTACTCAAATTAAATGCGTAATCCTTCAAAATGCCTCCTTAGTTTAAAAGAACTTGAGTACACCTGAAAAGATCCAGCAGGCACCAGACCACTAAGATTTTTTTCATTGCACAAAAAAAAACTATACCTATGACAGAGAAAACTGGCCATACAAAATTTTACTCAAATTTTACCCAATGCAAAAGCTATTGTGATGCAACAGGAAATACTGAAAAAAATTGAATGACCACTAGCCTCCTTTTTccttctgcacagaaaaaaagGAGCAAAAGTCAAGTAAAAGCTGCCCTTCAATATCATGAACACACAGAACTTTGGGGGAGGCAGTTTCAGCTGGCCAGTAGTTAATCAGTTCTTTCACAATGAGCACAGAGAATGAGTCACTCCATTTTCACTGCTTATTATTTGCATAAGCACCTTTCAATCAGATGCTAAAgagggagataatttcattgttTAGGCTTTGCAACACAGCCCCAGTGAAACCTGTACTTGCCCTTCTTCCTCTCGAAAATCTAGACCCTTCTCCTccatcaacacaacagccttTGGTAGTCTTCCTGGGACTTCCCTGCGAGATCAGTACTGCTTTAGAAGTTTCATTCACTCACACTTTCCCTCCAGGGCCACCTATCCCACTCATCCAGCATACAACAGACAAGGAATCATTTCAAAACATTCTGTTCAAGTTTTCAAACTACCACCCACAGTAGTTTCTGATGCATGCCCTCCTGTTTCATTGGAAGAAATGGAATAGCAACACACACAGGctcacgtgcatgcacacatgtatcCCTTTCCGTCTTGCTCACCTGATGTAGTCATTTCTGCACAGGATCATGCCGCTCTTTGTGTAGCAGGACGTACCAATTTCTCCCAGCTGGGCCTGGCAGCAGGAGCATTTCAGGCACCGGCTGTGCCAATAGCCATCCATGGCATAGAGCAAAAAGCGATCGGCAATCTTCCCCCCGCAGCCTGCACATCTTTTCCACGAGAGGGAGCCACTGGTGACCGGGGGAGGCTGTGAGCTGCTGCCAGGGTTCACCATGGTCTgaacaaaaaacacaaaaagaggGTTAACATTTTGTTCAGGACCTGCTCCCTTCGCTTTCTAGGGCAGTCctatgtagagaaaagtgggggaggaAAAAGTGGGAGAGCATCTACTTGTTTACTTTTCAGGCTCTTTGTTCTGAGTTAATTAGCCACCTCCCCT
The nucleotide sequence above comes from Paroedura picta isolate Pp20150507F chromosome 4, Ppicta_v3.0, whole genome shotgun sequence. Encoded proteins:
- the LMO4 gene encoding LIM domain transcription factor LMO4 codes for the protein MVNPGSSSQPPPVTSGSLSWKRCAGCGGKIADRFLLYAMDGYWHSRCLKCSCCQAQLGEIGTSCYTKSGMILCRNDYIRLFGNSGACSACGQSIPASELVMRAQGNVYHLKCFTCSTCRNRLVPGDRFHYINGSLFCEHDRPTALINGHLNSLQSNPLLPDQKVC